From the Oceanispirochaeta sp. genome, the window CTTTCAAATAGGCAGGTTCAAAATCTTTTTTATCGATAGGCCCTACAGGTTTGAAAAAATCACTGGTGTCCAGCAAAACTCCCTGTGAGGCAAACTGAGGAATTTCAAATTCATGAAGAAGAAACAGATCGGGAGGATTCCCGGAAACAAGGCTTGTCAACAGCTTATCGAAGTAGGTGCTCCATTCCATTTTCTCTACTCTGACAGATACGTCTGTGTTCTTTTTGGTGTAGTTCTCAATGATTCCATCAAGTGTTACGCCATCAGACCCTGTCAAACCATTCCAGAATATGAGTTTGAGATCACCTGATCCCGCTTCAGTGACAATCGCTGCATCTTCATCTGCCGTAACTTCCACGACTGCTTTTTCATCCTGCTGCCCTGCTGCAAAGAGCTGAGTAGAGAAGATCAAGAGAGCCATCACCGTCAAATACAAAAACTTTTTCATAAGTCCTCCATTTTTTTACTATTATATATCAATAATAGTTGATACATACCGGTGTCTATCCGGTATGGATAATCTTAATGGGTGTAATTGAAGACTGTCAAGGATTAATAATCATATTTAACAGATTTAAAAGATGGTAAGGGTTTGTGTATCAATAATAGATGATATATAATCTAGATAACTCGGCTGGATTCGTCCTTGATGATTAGATTAATCTATGCTTAATTTGAGTAATAGACAGGATAAAATAATGAATAATAAAGTATATCTGGCATCTGATGATGAGATTGCCGACATTGCCCGGGCTCTTTCATCTAAACTGCGGCGCAATATCATAAAGCTGTTAGGTGAAAAAAAGATGAATGTCGGGGAAATCGCCAAGGCTCTGGGAATTCCTCAATCGACCTGTGTAGTGAATATACAATTGCTGGAAAAAGCTAATATAGTTAAAACAGAACAGCAGGCCGCCTCAAAAGGGGTTCAGAAAATATGTTATATTCCCTACCAGGAGGTGGTGCTTCCCCTGCTGCCCGAATCCCACCTGGAAGAAGATCACTTTATTACGACCGAAATGCCCATTGGATTATATACGGATTGTCAGGTATCCGCCCCCTGCGGTTTGATCACCGAAAGTGAAATTATCGGGTATTTTGACCAGGCCGACTCTTTTTTTAATCCTAAAAGAGCCACCGCCGGGCTTCTCTGGTTTACCAAGGGGTTCTGTGAGTACAGGTTCCCCAGGCCTTTTTCCATCTCATCCTTCAAGGTGAAGAGTATCAGTATTTCCATGGAACTCTGCTCCGAATATCCCGGGTTCAATAATGACTGGCCCTCGGATATTACCCTCTGGCTGAACGGGAAGGAAGTGGGAACCTGGCGCTCTCCGGGAGATTGCGGGAGCACCTATGGCCGTTTGACTCCCCACTGGTGGGATTTGATGAATACTCAGTTCGGATTTATTAAAACCTGGAAAATCAC encodes:
- a CDS encoding helix-turn-helix domain-containing protein — protein: MNNKVYLASDDEIADIARALSSKLRRNIIKLLGEKKMNVGEIAKALGIPQSTCVVNIQLLEKANIVKTEQQAASKGVQKICYIPYQEVVLPLLPESHLEEDHFITTEMPIGLYTDCQVSAPCGLITESEIIGYFDQADSFFNPKRATAGLLWFTKGFCEYRFPRPFSISSFKVKSISISMELCSEYPGFNNDWPSDITLWLNGKEVGTWRSPGDCGSTYGRLTPHWWDLMNTQFGFIKTWKITPEGSFIDGEPSGSLTLKDIDYNNCNFFMVRVGIKEDAEFCGGINIFGSSYGNYEQDIVFKFEIDK